A stretch of DNA from Vicia villosa cultivar HV-30 ecotype Madison, WI unplaced genomic scaffold, Vvil1.0 ctg.004014F_1_1, whole genome shotgun sequence:
ctacctataccaacaagatgcatcttcttttcggtagctcgttccataagaactccatagttaagcgtgcttgacttggagcaattctgggatgggtgaccttctgggaagtttctcggaaagcgtgtgagtgaggtcaaagcataatgaaaagacccgtgttggtttgtggggtcatttgatcatcctgaaagcagtctGTGGCGTTACAGCTCTTGTTGTCCATACTTTTTCACCTGTTGATTCTTCACTTGTTGTCTTTTTCTATGCATTCGTGTCCCATCTTGTTACAAACTTTACAATAATTCGGTTTCCATTCATACTCCACTTCTTAGTTCAGTTTATTCCCCTTATGATCCCTTATGGTTATGGAGTTTTTTAATTCAGTTGTGGCACTAACCTCTATAAGAACACGAGTATATGATACTCTTGGCTTTTTAGCTGTACATTCATCTGTCATCAATGGTTTTCCTAAAGcacttacaatttttttattacttttgtCTCCTCAAAACACAAGTGACAACTGTGGGAAGATCACTCAGATAGGTCGAACTCGTAGTAGATCGTCTTTAAGCTTAAATTATGGTGTCCACTCATGTACGAACATAGGTTTATGATAAATCGTATAAGGACCTCACATCAAAACCGCATCACGATCACTTTTTGATGATATACACCCATGGTCGATTTAGTTCCGCTTCTTACGACTCTTCTCCTGGTTCTTCTTTTTGTTCCTCCATTATCGGGTCTAGTGTTGCTGTAATGATTAATTTACGTTCCATTTCATTCCCTTTTGTGCTTTTGCTTTTTCCATCTTCATTTAAACTCTTACTTAATCCTTCCGGACGAGTATTAAACAGTGTTGTGAATGTTCTTGCCATCGCCGGAGGTGTCGTTACTGCCAGTTCTTCGGTTTTCCGTGACCTCGTCCTATTTGCCCTAGAAATCGTACGCTCTAATCACAATTCAAACGTTGCACACCTCCCGATTTGATCCCTAATACGAAGATTAGGAGTTTAAAACATTTTAACGAGCTATTCAACGGTTGAAAATTTAGAAATTTACCGAAACAGAAGCTCGCCGAAAATTGCCTTTTCGTCACAGAAAACCGTGAGACTCAAATTGAaacctttattattattattagggttaaatatatttttagtccctataaatatggcaactttcaattttagtccctacaaaatttttcttcaaacaatggtcctcgcaaCATTTTGCGTCCCTATTTTTTGTCTCTCCCAttagattccactaacggaggcttaTGTGGCATGTCACGTGTCACGCCACGTCAATTAAAGTTAACcctaaagaaaaagaaatagattGTGGGGGTTTCAAACCctctttaaataacttaaaaagcAATAACTTTTCACAAAAATGAAGCAATAATTGTCAAACGTTCCCTATCTTTGGAAGATTTCTGGTGTTCGTTGACAAGGGTAGACTCTGAAGGTGGAGTTGTTGTTGATGAAGCGCTCAGGGCATGCACACACTTGAAGAAGCTTGGTAGAAGAAACTATATGAAAGAATGCTAAGATTAGATAGCaggaaataattatttttccttgACAAAATAAAAGCAACAAAGTTGAGAATTATTAATAACAGGTTGCACTTCACAAGTTGCCGGCTTGCCTTCATAGGGACAAAATTCATCGCGCTCACACCATTTCACAATAGCTGCAAGAAATCGAAGGTAAAAATCTGCTTATGGAATCAATTTCAAGCATAAGCATACCAAGAAATGAAATGTAATAATCTGCTAGTTAAATCAATTTCAAGCATAAGCATGACCAAGCAGTAATAATCAGGACCGGTCCCGACATTTTAAAGGTCCCGGACAAATATTAAATTTCTTATATttcaatatattattataaaataaaattttataatatatttttacaaaataaattaaaaaataataaaattaaacataaataataatgtattaaatttattatatgaatttaataataaataaatttattataacttaaaaattttaaatataagttaaatataatttacatatattattcaaattttaattttaaaaaattgaaaaggttTATAAGATgcatatatgatttttttaatagttATATTAATAATGTTTTATTAGAAGTTATGTCGAAATGTGAAATATGATgcaaacttttaatattttaaatgtataaatataaaGTTAATCAAAATAAAGTTGGAGAGAGAAGGTcaacatattttaaatatataaatataaagttaatcaaaataaaattggaGAGAGAATGTCAGCAAAATATTACTACCTCcggtctcatttataagaaaaaattatcttcttagatatattgaataaataaggtatctggacaatatgttgtacaaatacattatttattcaatgtatctaaaaagaaaatcttttcttataaatggcaCCAGAGGGAGTAATTATTATCAGATTATCATGCATTAATGTTTCTCATTTGCCATTGAGATTCATAAAataaagggttaatgaactttttcgtccctttaaatattgcagattttgtttttagtccctccaaaattttcctttaagaaatcgtcccttcaaaattttttttccgaactattggtccctaacgtcaaatttcgtagctaatcggtggctaaagtcgtagctaatttctagcaaatttgacgttagggaccaatagtttagacgaaaatttttgaagggacgatttcttaaaagaaaattttcgagggactaaaaacgaaatctgcaatatttagagggaccaaaaaattcattaaccctaaaataaaagttaaaaaaattgaataaaagaaaatcttttcttataaatggcaCCAGAGGGAGTAATTATTATCGGATTATCGTGAATTAATATTTCTCATTTGCCATTGagattcataaaataaaagttaaaaaaattgaattgaaaaataTACGCTAGCTCTTGAACTCAGAACCTACAGGTTGGAAGACAAGAGCACGTACCGCTGGGCTACAGCCAAATATTTTTGgcgaaaattttatttattatttagtaattattataattttttactcCTCATCCGATTTTGAGGCCTCCAATTTTGTGAGGCTCTGGGCTGTAGGCCCGATTGCCTCCTcaatatatctctttttttttagggttaacttTAACTGATGTGGCGTGACACGTGGCATGTCAtgtaagcctccgttagtggaatTTAACGGAAAGGATAAAAAATAGGGATAGAAAATTGAAAGGTGTCATAtttttagggactaaaaacatatttaacccttattattattattattattattgttattattattattattattattatttttattattattatgattattattactattattattattattattattattattattattattactattattattattattattattattattattactattattattattattattattattattattattattattattattattattattattattattattattattattattattattgttattattgttattattattgttattattattattatgattattattattattgttattattgttattattattattattattattattattactattgttattattattattattgttattattgttattattattattattactattattattactattgttattattattattattattactattattactattattattattattattattattattattactattattattattattattattactattattactattattattattattattattactattattactattattattattattattattactattattactattattattattattattactattattattattattattattattattattactattactattattattattattattattattactactattactattattattattattattattattattactattactattattattactattattattattattattattactattattattactattattattattattactattactattactattactattattattattattattattattattattactattattattactattattattattattactattactattactattattattattattactattattattattattattactattattattactattattattattattactattactattactattattattattattactattactattagtattattattattattattattattattattactattattattattagtattattattattattactattattattattattattattattattactattattattattattactattattattattattattattattattattattactattattattattattactattattattattattattattattattattattattattattattattattattattattattattattattattattattattattattattattattattattattattattattattattattattattattattattattattattattattattattattattattattattattattattattattattattattattattattattattattattattattattattattattattattattattattattattattattattattattattattattattattattattattattattattattattattattattattattattattattattattattattattattattattattattattattattattattattattattattattattattattattattattattattattattattattattattattattattattattattattattattattattattattattattattattattattattattattattattattattattattattattattattattattattattattattattattattattattattattattattattattattattattattattattattattattattattattattattattattattattattattattattattattattattattattattattattattattattattattattattattattattattattattattattattattattattattattattattattattattattattattattattattattattattattattattattattattattattattattattattattattattattattattattattattattattattattattattattattattattattattattattattattattattattattattattattattattattattattattattattattattattattattattattattattattattattattattattattattattattatttgcttATGAATCACCTTGTAGGTTGCTATATATAGCAACGGCGCAGCAAAGTTAAACTAAGTCATGTAATAAACAACATTGGCTCTCACATTATTCAACTCCTATCTCTCTCTATCTAACGTGCTAAAATGGAACTCGAAACATTGATTTCATGGTTACTTTTCTCTGCAACTCTCCTTTGGTTCTTTCTCTTAGCCACAAAAACACAATCCAAATCCCTAAAATCACCTTCCTCTACCACCAACACCAACATTCCCAAATCTTACCTCATCATCGGTTCCATCTTTTCTATTGCAGCCAATTTCCACCGCCGCGTGCAATGGATCTCCGACATCCTTCAAACCACCCCTTCCTCAACCTTCATCCTCCACCGCGCCTTCGGCTCCCGCCAAGTCTTCACAGCAAATCCCTTGGTAGTCCAACATATTCTCAAAACCAACTTCCCTTGCTACCGCAAAGGTGTCACACTTAACCGTTCTGTAGGGGATTTCCTCGGCAACGGAATCTTCAACGCCGACGGTGAAACCTGGAAGTTCCAACGACAAATCTCCAGCCATGAATTCAACGCTAAATCTCTTCGCAAGTTTGTTAAAACAGTAGTTGACGTAGAACTCTCCGACCGCCTCCTCCCTATTCTGTCAGAAGCTTCAAAAAATCAAACTATCCTCCCTGATTTTCAAGACATCCTTCAGCGTTTTACATTCGATAACATCTGCATGATCGCGTTTGGATTCGATCCGGAGTATCTACTTTCTTCTCTTCCCGAAACGGCTTTTGCAAAAGCCTTTGATGATGGCACCCGAATCTGCAGCTTGAGGTTTAACGCGCCGGTTCCGTTGATATGGaaggtgaagaaaattcaaaacATTGGAACTGAGCGCAGGTTGAAAGAAGCAGTAGCTGAAGTAAGAGGACTCGCTTCAAGAATTGTTCGGGAAAAGAAAAAAGAGCTTTTAGAAAAATCAGCTTTGGAATCAGTTGATCTTTTATCGCGATTCTTAAGTTCTGGTCATTCAGATGAGTCATTTGTTATTGATATTGTAATAAGCTTTATTCTCGCTGGGAGAGATACAACTTCAGCAGCACTCACATGGTTCTTTTGGTTACTCTCTAACCATAGTGACGTTGAGAATGAGATTCTCAAAGAGATTAATGCAAAATCGGAATCAGTTAGTTATGATGAAGTGAAGGATATGGTTTATACTCACGCGGCGCTATGCGAGAGTATGAGGTTGTATCCTCCGGTTCCCGTGGATACTAAAGAAGCGGCTTACGATGATGTTTTACCGGACGGGACTATTGTGAAGAAAGGGTGGAGAGTGGCGTATCATATATATGCGATGGGAAGGTCTGAGAAAATATGGGGACCTGATTGGGCTGAGTTTCGACCGGAGAGGTGGTTGCGTCGAGATGAGGATGGGATGTGGAGTTTTGTTGGAATGGATCCTTATAGTTATCCGGTATTTCAAGCTGGGCCAAGGGTGTGTTTAGGGAAAGAAATGGCGTTCTTGCAAATGAAGAGAGTGGTTGCCGGGGTTATGAGGGAGTTTAAGGTGGTTCCGGCGATGGAAAAAGGGGTTGTGCCGGAGTACACTGCACATCTTACGGCGTTAATGAAAGGTGGTTTTCCTGTGAGGATTGAAAAGCGTAGTCATACAGATCAATAAAAATGGAAATAATTGTTgtagaaaatatttttcataagTTTTAATGTCAACCCATATTTATCATATTTAGTTTATCTAAATCATGTTTAAATTCAAGTGTTGTTTGTATCTAGTTAGCTAGAACTTTATGTAACTTCTGTGTTTTATTTTCTTGAAAGATGTAACTTTAGTGTATATAAACTACTAGAGATTTGCTATGTGTACACTTGTTTTGTGTACACCGTATGCTTACACCGTACATGGCAAATATATCTTGCACACAAACCAAGgccaaataaattattaaaaaatgaaaatggtaTGAATTGTGTAGATTAATATGGTGTGAGTGTACCATTGTGGTGTACACTTAGCATTTCTGAAACTACTATTAAAAGACATCATGTGCTTCATTTATATCTACAACAATTTTAAAAGACATCACATTATGCACATGCGAACAAAGACAGACTTTTGTAAATCTTTAAGGGGTTGAATTCtattgagagagagagattttCTTGAAGTGCCTTTCTCGGAGGAGGAGATTAGGGAAGCGTTTTGGAGTTGAGATGGTTCGAAGAGTCCGGATCCGGATGGTTACTCTTTTCATTTTATTAAGAGGTGTTGGTTATTCATTAAAGATGATTTTGTGAAGTGCTTTGAAGATTTCTATAGCGGGTCTTATCTTTCTAAAGCTATCATTTCATCCTTTTTGACTTTGGTTCCTAAAGCATCTAACCCTTTAGGATTGGAGGATTATAGACCAATTTGTTTAGTTGGGTGTATTTATAAAGTTATCTCTAAACTTTTGGCTTGTAGGTTGAAGAAGGTGTTAAATACAATTATTTCTAATTGTCAAAGTGCTTTCATCCCGGGTAGACAACTACTCGATGGAGTTTTGGTGGCTAATGAAGTGGTGGATTTCGCTCAAAAGGAAGGAAAAGATTGTCTTCTCTTCAAAGTTGATTTCGAAAAGGCTTATGATAAAGTTAATTGGAAATTCCTTAGATACATGTTTAGAAGGATGGGTTTTGGCTCTCATTGGATGCAGTGGATGGAGGCTTTAGTGTTTTCATGTGATATGTCGGTGATGGTAAATGGTAGTCCTACGAAGGAGTTTGCGCTAGAGAGGGGTttaagacaaggagatcctctttctccttttcttttttgtCATAGTAGCGGAATATCTTAAGGGGTTAGTTAACAAAGCGGTGGAAAATGGAGATTTTACGGGGTTTAACATCAATGGGAAGTGTCATattgatattcttcaatttgcggacgatactTTGTTGGTAGGAGATGGGAGTTGGAATCATATTTGGGCTATTAAAGTGGTGTTGAGGGGATTTGAACTAGTTTTGGGGCTCGGAATTAATTACCACAAAAGCAAGATCATTGGAATTAACATAAACTCTAACTTTTTggaacttgcttcttcttttctttcttgtagGGTGGAGGAAAAAGCCTTTATCTTTCTCGGAATTCCTATAGGATCTAATCCTAGGAGGATTGCTTCGTGGAGTAGTCTTGtgtctaaattaaaaaaaaaaaggttatcTTCGTGGAAGGAAAGGTGGCTTAGCTTTGGAGGTAGGATTACTCTTCTCAAATCCGTCTTGAGTAGCCCTGCTATATTCAGTCTATCCTTTTATAAAGCTCCGGTTAAAATTATTAAGGAAATTACTAGGATTCAAAGTAATTTCCTTTGGGGAGGTGTGGAGGAGAATAGGAAGGtccattgggtgagttggaaggaTTTATGCCTTCCAATAGAAAAAGGGGGTCTTGGTTTGAGGAGGATGGGAGAGTTTAGCTTGGCGCTTCTTAATAAGTGGCGATGGAGAATTTTATCGGAAGAAAACGCTTTGTGGTATAATGTTTTGAAGGCCCGTTACGGAGATATTAATTTAAAAGTCATACAAGGGGAGAAAGGTGGAAATTATAGGGGTTCTAAATCGGTTTGGTGGAAGGATATCATTTCTTTAATAAAAGAGGATTCTAAAGATGTTTTTGCCAACAAAGCTTATTTTATTCTTGGAAATGGTTTTACAACTTCTTTTTGGCTCGCTTCTTGGTTGCATTGTGGTAGGTTGCGGGATCTATATACGTTCTTATTCTCTTTGTCTATCGCTGGGATGTATGGGGGGTTGGCATAGGGGTGTGTGGGGGTGGGGTGATTTCACTATTCCTAACCCGAAATCTAGCCATGTTTTCGAAGAAATGAACTCCATTCGGAATCTTCTTCAACCGGTCTCTCCTTGTGTGGATTCGAAGGATAAGGTAATATGGAAGGATGGGGAGAATCATGGTTTCACGGTGAAAGGATGTTACTCTTTTCTTAATTTATCTTATATTTCTTACGGTCCGGTTAATGTTTATAACAAGGCTTTTATTGAAGTTTGGAAGGTGCTAGTTCCTCAAAACATAAAGGCGTTTGGTTGGAGGTGTTTTATTGAGAGGCTTCCAATAAGAGATATGCTTCTTCATCGAGGTATTATTAATAGTTCTTGTGATGTTTCTTGTGTTTTTTGTAGTATTTCCCCTGAATCTtcgtcccattctttgttgattTGCCATGTCTCCGGTATGATTTGGAAGGAAGTGGCGGGTTggattgattttgttgattttgaaggtGGTAGTTTTTTGGAGAGTTTTACAATGTGGTGCTCTTTTTGTAAAAGAAAGGGAGTTAAAAAAGGTAAAGAGGGATGTATTTGGTTGGCAATTGTTTGGTGCTTATGGACTCTTTGGAATGGAATTATTTTTAGGGAGGAAGATTGGAATGTTACGGATGTGGTTTGGAATATTAAAGCTATGGTATGGAGGTGGACTTCTATAGGAAATATTACACataccaattgtaacttttatgagttttgtAAAAACCCTTTGTTTTATATCTCTTAGGTTTTATGTGGTGTGTAATCTTTCTTTTCCGAGTTGTGTTGTCGGACCTTTTGTAATCGGGTTTGAGAATTTCCATTCTCTTTTTCAATGaaacttgcttaaaaaaaaagacAGACTTTTGTTTTAGAATGGAACAAATGAATACTTATTCAATGTTTGGTATCAATTGGAATTTATTTTGAAGGtgtaaaaagagaagagaaaaaagagTACGCACCTTTGATCTCAATTGGAATTTATTTTGAAGGTctaaaaagagaagagaaaaaagagTACGACAATGTAAAATATTGTATACTGGCAATCAATTATGAACATGTATCCtattaaatcatatttttaattttaaaatactgaTATGATATTGCTGAATGTTATAATTCTATTGAACGTAAATGTTTAATATTGatagaaatgatattaaataGAGTACAATTTTAAAAGTAGTTTATATTTGTACTTATATAAGTACAATATACCATGCATAAGGAGAACAAACAAACTCAATATATCTAATATCATAACATGTGATTGAATGATGATTTTTCTTGCATTATTTTAAAAATCGGTCTAAATTAGGAATGGGATAAATTATTGGTCTGATTTGATTGTCGAACTTAGTATATTAATTAATCGGTGAAAATTTGCCATATCTGACCAAAACTGGTAAAAATGATTAACTAgcgattttgaaaattaaactcATTAAATGCATGTTATTTCTGAATAAAACGACGttgttttaacaaaaaaattaaaaatttaattaaaatataagtagacTCTGTTTAAGAACCTTTTTGGAACAATTTTCTCTTGTTAGCAACAACTgcttgttcaaaatttatttggatttctattttatactattttgttgtgtgtgataactatgttgagaattttaatttaaagaatgaatatgtgaaattatgatattttaaaattttacaggtgtcatgatattttttagagaccgAATCAGGTTCAAAGGATTTAATAAATACACATTTTTATCTTCTTCCTCTTTTAGAGTCGTAACAACCTAACTTCTACAATAACTTCAATATATAACTTGAAGTTGAGTTGCAAGAAAGGAAGTTATGATCAAATATGTCATGCAGGTTATTCcttcgtatatatatatatatatatatatatatatatatatatatatatatatatatatatatatatatatatatatatatatatatatatataatgagcaTCTTTATCCTACCAGGCACATTTGTCAATGATATAGAAAGAATGTTGAACGCTTTTTGGTGGGGAGGTGGTAATAATGGTGGATAAATCTGGTGGATAGCCTGGGAAAGGTTAGCGTGCCCCAAAAAGGAGGGAgggttaggtttctgatattttAAGGCATTTAACATGGCCATGGTCGCTGAACAGGGGTGGTCCTTACTCTCAAAATCGAATGCACTTGTATCAATAATTTTCAAAGCAAGGTATTATCCTAATAATTCCTTCTTTGATTATACGCTTGGTTATAATCCGATTTTTGTTTGGAGGAGTATATGGAAATCTCGAGAGGTTCTAACTCTAGGGTGCAGGTGGAGTATCGATGATGGTAGCCATATCAGGGTCATGAAGGAACCTTAGCTCGGTGGTGGTAGTGAAGGTAGTATGGGTGGCCCTCAAGAATAAGGTGTGtatgatatttttgttaaaaattataTGATGACCAATGTAAAATAATGGGATACAGGTGTCATAAGAAATCTCTTTGACGATGCAGATACAGAAAAAATCCCATAGGTACCGTTGTTGGAAGAGGTTTAAAAAGATAAGAAGACGTGGAAGGAAGAGCATGATGGTATCTATAGTGTGCTCACTGGTTATAAACTTTGGCGGTATGCTTTTAGAAGACGAGAAGAGGTTGTAGAGGAGGAGGATTGGGGTAGTCTTTGGAACATAAAAGCGCCACCTAGAGTTCAGCATCTCTTATGGAGAATTTGCAGGGGATGCCTACCTACTTGTGCGAGACTtagacaatattttttttatgtgccTATTAGCCTATCAGATGTATGAGAATAACACCGAGGATGAATGGCACCTGTTTCTTGGATGAAATGGAATTAATTAGTGTTGGAGGGAAACATGTTTGTCTAACCTTATATACTATCGTATTCACTCATTTCAGGATGTTAAGTCTCTTATTTTTTATATCTGTAAAAAGGAGGATAAAAGATTACTAGGTAGATTTGCAATTATAATAGATATATGAAAAAATAGGAATGACTTTATTTGGCATAATGAGCAAGAAGAAGCGACTAAATTGGGTTTATGTGCGGTGCATAGATGGAACGATTGGTTTCAAGCTCAAGAACATACATAAAGCAATGTTCGATCCAATCTTGTTCTAGAATGGAGTCCACCATCTACGGACCTGTTAAAATGTAATATGGATGCGACTTTGAATAATAACAATGGCACACTACTAACAGAGGGTGGTGTATGCGCAATCACCTTGGCCATTTTATTTGTGCAGGTGTTGCTTGGGATCTATAAATTCTTCCCGTTATTGAAGCTGAAGCCTTAGCCTTCAAAGAGGCAACTCTTGGAGCTATATCTTTGCACTTGGAGTTTGTTACATTTGAAAGTGATTCCCAAAGAGTGACACGAGCTATCCATTCTAATAGTAAGGGTGACTCAAATTTTAGTCCTATTATTGAGTCCATTGCTAATTGATTACCttattttccaaactttgaggtGAAATTTGTTAAACGTCAAGCGAATGTGGTTGCTTACTCTCTTGCGAGGGCGATCAATTTTTGGGCTCGGCGTAATTTGTTAACTTTGACTTGTCGTTGTATTGAACATCATTTGATTACTAAATTACGTTTGTTGAGATTCAAATTTTTTTGAAGTTGAGTCAACTTCGTAAAAATTTGAAATGAGAAACAAAATTGTTTAAGTTTAATTAGGATGATCAATTCCATAAATCAGATTAAAAATATGATCAAATttgtaattaaatttatttttatattaaattaattaaaaattgttagaaatgaaaatatctattattataattttgatgtataattaatgttttttattaatgtgtacaaatatattttttatttaccccAAAATTATAACAATAgacatttctattttttttttttttaaatggagAGCATGTACATGACAGATGACACCCAATATTTAGGTACATAACACCCTCAAATTTATGAGAAATGATATGTATACACCTGAAATTGA
This window harbors:
- the LOC131641757 gene encoding cytochrome P450 94A2-like, whose amino-acid sequence is MELETLISWLLFSATLLWFFLLATKTQSKSLKSPSSTTNTNIPKSYLIIGSIFSIAANFHRRVQWISDILQTTPSSTFILHRAFGSRQVFTANPLVVQHILKTNFPCYRKGVTLNRSVGDFLGNGIFNADGETWKFQRQISSHEFNAKSLRKFVKTVVDVELSDRLLPILSEASKNQTILPDFQDILQRFTFDNICMIAFGFDPEYLLSSLPETAFAKAFDDGTRICSLRFNAPVPLIWKVKKIQNIGTERRLKEAVAEVRGLASRIVREKKKELLEKSALESVDLLSRFLSSGHSDESFVIDIVISFILAGRDTTSAALTWFFWLLSNHSDVENEILKEINAKSESVSYDEVKDMVYTHAALCESMRLYPPVPVDTKEAAYDDVLPDGTIVKKGWRVAYHIYAMGRSEKIWGPDWAEFRPERWLRRDEDGMWSFVGMDPYSYPVFQAGPRVCLGKEMAFLQMKRVVAGVMREFKVVPAMEKGVVPEYTAHLTALMKGGFPVRIEKRSHTDQ